From the genome of Sphingomonas sp. HMP6, one region includes:
- the lptE gene encoding LPS assembly lipoprotein LptE, translated as MSRLAGLAAAMLALSGCGLHPLYSGGSSGTVASTLSQVEVAPIQGKAGWLMTNALRDRLRSDGTPRYRLEMKLDDQIAGLGVRRDNSVTRERRTLRARYQLVDLSNGSVLLDAAAGSDAGIDVVKSEYATIAAENTALERLSNTVADQIVARIATYVQRTAPEPQ; from the coding sequence ATGAGCCGCCTGGCCGGTCTTGCCGCCGCGATGTTGGCGCTATCGGGATGCGGGCTGCATCCGCTCTATTCGGGCGGCAGCTCGGGCACGGTCGCCTCGACCCTCAGCCAAGTCGAGGTCGCACCGATCCAAGGCAAGGCCGGCTGGCTGATGACCAATGCGCTGCGCGACCGGCTGCGTAGCGACGGAACCCCGCGCTATCGTCTCGAAATGAAGCTCGACGATCAGATCGCGGGCCTCGGCGTGCGGCGCGACAATAGCGTCACGCGTGAACGCCGGACGCTGCGCGCGCGCTATCAATTGGTCGATCTGTCGAACGGATCGGTACTGCTCGACGCGGCGGCCGGGTCGGACGCCGGGATCGACGTCGTGAAGTCCGAATACGCAACGATCGCGGCAGAAAACACCGCGCTCGAACGGCTTTCGAACACCGTTGCCGACCAGATCGTCGCGCGGATCGCCACGTACGTGCAGCGTACCGCGCCCGAACCTCAGTGA